The following proteins are encoded in a genomic region of Planococcus lenghuensis:
- the gatA gene encoding Asp-tRNA(Asn)/Glu-tRNA(Gln) amidotransferase subunit GatA has protein sequence MSLFDKTADELQRLIKAGELSFADVTQEAFDRIRELDPEVAAFLQLNEEQATARAKELEQTPASERGPLFGMPIGVKDNIVTEGIETTASSRILEGFIPIYDATVVRKLKDAGMVITGKLNMDEFAMGSSNENSYYKKTKNPWNLQTVPGGSSGGSAAAVAAGEVPFALGSDTGGSIRQPAAFCGVVGMKPTYGRVSRFGLIAFASSLDQIGPVTRTVEDNAKLLQVISGHDDMDSTSADVPVPDFAAALTGDIKGLRIGVPKEYLGEGVSEGARQAVLDALRVLEEKGATWEEISMPHSKYALSTYYLLSSSEASSNLARFDGIRYGYRTNQAENLLDFYMNTRAEGFGDEVKRRIMLGTYALSSGYYDAYYKKAQKTRTLIKQDFDQAFEKFDVIIGPTTPTPSFNIGEKIDDPLTMYANDILTIPVNLAGIPAISVPCGFDNGLPLGLQIIGRPFDEETIYRTAHVFEQATDFHKQKPGLWEVAAK, from the coding sequence ATCCGGGAATTGGATCCGGAAGTTGCGGCCTTTTTGCAACTGAATGAGGAGCAGGCGACTGCACGTGCTAAAGAATTGGAGCAGACACCCGCCAGTGAACGAGGGCCGTTGTTTGGTATGCCGATCGGTGTGAAAGACAATATTGTAACCGAAGGAATTGAAACGACCGCCTCAAGCCGTATTCTGGAAGGTTTTATCCCGATTTATGATGCGACGGTCGTCCGGAAATTGAAAGACGCCGGTATGGTCATCACCGGTAAGCTGAACATGGACGAATTCGCGATGGGTTCTTCCAATGAGAACTCGTATTATAAGAAAACAAAAAACCCGTGGAACCTTCAGACGGTTCCAGGCGGGTCATCCGGCGGATCAGCGGCTGCAGTGGCAGCAGGGGAAGTGCCGTTTGCTCTTGGTTCTGATACTGGCGGATCCATCCGGCAGCCAGCCGCTTTCTGCGGAGTCGTCGGCATGAAACCGACATATGGCCGCGTTTCGCGTTTCGGCCTGATTGCTTTTGCTTCATCCCTTGATCAAATCGGTCCGGTAACCCGGACTGTTGAAGATAATGCGAAACTGCTGCAAGTGATTTCAGGACACGATGACATGGATTCGACATCAGCCGACGTGCCGGTTCCTGATTTTGCCGCTGCGCTCACAGGGGATATCAAAGGACTGCGGATCGGTGTGCCGAAAGAGTATTTAGGCGAAGGCGTCAGTGAAGGAGCCAGACAGGCTGTGCTGGATGCGCTCCGCGTCTTGGAAGAAAAAGGCGCGACATGGGAAGAGATTTCAATGCCGCATTCCAAGTATGCATTGTCTACGTACTATCTGCTGTCGTCTTCAGAAGCTTCCTCGAATCTTGCCCGATTCGATGGTATCCGCTACGGTTACCGGACAAATCAGGCGGAAAATTTGCTTGATTTCTATATGAACACGCGGGCAGAAGGCTTTGGCGATGAAGTGAAGCGGCGTATTATGCTCGGGACCTATGCACTCAGCTCGGGATATTATGATGCTTACTATAAAAAGGCCCAGAAAACCCGGACGCTGATCAAGCAGGATTTCGATCAGGCTTTTGAAAAATTCGATGTGATCATTGGACCGACAACACCGACACCGTCATTCAATATCGGTGAGAAAATCGATGATCCGCTGACGATGTATGCAAACGACATTTTAACCATTCCAGTAAACCTTGCCGGTATTCCGGCCATTTCAGTGCCATGCGGTTTTGATAATGGGCTGCCGCTCGGTCTGCAGATCATTGGGCGCCCATTTGATGAAGAAACGATTTATCGGACAGCACATGTATTCGAACAGGCAACGGACTTCCACAAACAGAAGCCGGGACTGTGGGAGGTGGCAGCAAAATGA
- the gatB gene encoding Asp-tRNA(Asn)/Glu-tRNA(Gln) amidotransferase subunit GatB, whose protein sequence is MNFETIIGLEVHVELKTDSKMFSPSPAHFGAEPNTNTNVIDLGYPGVLPVVNKRAVEFGMRAALALNCEIARHTKFDRKNYFYPDNPKAYQISQFDEPIGENGWVEIEVDGKKKRIGITRLHLEEDAGKLTHTDEGYSLVDFNRQGTPLIEIVSEPDIRTPAEAYAYLEKIKAIIQYTGVSDVRMEEGSLRCDANISLRPYGQDEFGTKTELKNLNSFSYVRRGLEHEQVRQEQVLLSGGVIRQETRRFDESTGKTVLMRVKEGSDDYRYFPEPDLLDIIIDDAWIERVLGEIPELPDARKERYVTELGLPAYDAAVLTLAKSMSDFFEATVEAGADPKLAANWLMGDVSAYLNSVQREINETPLEPKELAAMIKLIEKGTISSKIAKKVFRELIEKGGSAEEIVKAKGLVQISDEGELLRMVTKTLDANPQSIEDFKNGKDRAIGFLVGQIMKATKGQANPPLLNKLLLEEIAKR, encoded by the coding sequence ATGAATTTTGAAACAATCATTGGACTTGAAGTGCACGTTGAGCTGAAGACAGATTCAAAAATGTTTTCGCCATCACCGGCTCATTTCGGGGCAGAACCCAATACGAATACGAATGTAATTGATCTCGGATACCCGGGTGTACTCCCGGTCGTGAATAAACGGGCCGTGGAATTCGGCATGCGGGCTGCGCTTGCGCTGAATTGTGAAATCGCCCGCCATACGAAGTTCGACCGGAAAAACTACTTTTATCCGGATAATCCGAAAGCTTATCAGATTTCCCAATTCGATGAGCCGATCGGCGAGAACGGCTGGGTGGAGATCGAAGTGGACGGCAAGAAAAAACGCATCGGTATCACCCGCCTCCATTTAGAGGAAGATGCCGGGAAACTGACACATACAGATGAAGGTTACTCCCTCGTTGACTTTAACCGCCAGGGGACGCCGCTGATCGAAATCGTTTCTGAACCGGATATCCGGACGCCGGCAGAAGCCTATGCATACTTGGAGAAGATCAAAGCGATCATCCAGTATACGGGTGTATCTGACGTGCGCATGGAGGAAGGCTCCTTGCGCTGTGATGCCAATATTTCCTTGCGGCCATACGGCCAGGACGAGTTCGGAACAAAGACGGAACTTAAGAACCTGAATTCATTCAGCTACGTCCGCAGAGGGCTGGAGCATGAACAGGTACGCCAGGAGCAGGTGCTGCTCTCAGGCGGTGTCATCCGCCAGGAAACCCGGCGCTTTGATGAATCGACCGGTAAGACCGTCCTCATGCGGGTCAAAGAAGGATCGGATGACTACCGCTACTTCCCGGAACCGGATTTGCTTGATATCATCATTGATGACGCATGGATTGAGCGCGTACTTGGTGAAATTCCGGAGCTGCCGGATGCGCGGAAAGAACGGTATGTCACAGAGCTTGGCTTGCCGGCATATGATGCGGCTGTTTTAACCCTTGCCAAATCAATGTCGGATTTCTTTGAAGCGACTGTCGAAGCGGGAGCTGATCCGAAACTCGCTGCCAATTGGCTCATGGGCGACGTATCGGCTTATCTGAATTCCGTGCAGAGAGAAATCAATGAAACACCGCTTGAGCCGAAAGAATTGGCTGCCATGATTAAATTGATCGAAAAAGGAACCATCTCTTCAAAAATCGCGAAGAAAGTGTTCCGTGAATTGATTGAAAAAGGCGGTTCTGCCGAAGAAATCGTTAAAGCGAAAGGACTCGTGCAGATTTCGGATGAAGGGGAGCTGCTCCGCATGGTGACGAAAACACTTGACGCCAACCCGCAGTCCATCGAAGATTTCAAGAATGGCAAAGACCGGGCGATCGGTTTCCTCGTCGGTCAGATCATGAAAGCGACGAAGGGACAGGCGAACCCGCCGCTTCTGAACAAACTACTGCTTGAAGAAATCGCAAAGCGCTGA
- a CDS encoding thioredoxin family protein has product MRTEQQYFEDALPLEKYMAQMEVHQEKSYQVYERFELPEDEAFFDLLREKQPHVLAITEDWCGDAMMNNPILRKVAERADLEIRCVYRDQNLELMDRYLTNGGRSIPKYIILSSTGEVLGTWGPRAPQIQEFVMTEKAKLPDPDDARFELQQKAFHSDLTERFASSEEFWQLVYEDLRNTFREALK; this is encoded by the coding sequence ATGAGAACAGAACAGCAGTATTTTGAAGATGCATTGCCGCTGGAGAAGTACATGGCGCAGATGGAAGTGCATCAGGAGAAGTCCTATCAAGTCTACGAGCGATTTGAATTGCCGGAAGATGAGGCGTTTTTCGATTTGCTCCGCGAAAAGCAGCCTCACGTGTTGGCGATTACAGAAGATTGGTGCGGCGATGCGATGATGAATAACCCGATCCTGCGGAAAGTCGCCGAGCGGGCAGACTTGGAAATCCGCTGCGTTTACCGGGATCAGAATCTGGAGCTGATGGACCGTTACTTGACGAATGGCGGCCGCTCAATTCCAAAATACATCATTTTATCATCGACTGGAGAAGTGCTTGGGACATGGGGCCCGCGGGCACCGCAGATTCAAGAGTTTGTCATGACGGAAAAAGCCAAGCTTCCGGACCCGGATGATGCACGCTTCGAGCTTCAGCAGAAAGCCTTCCATAGCGATCTCACCGAGCGGTTTGCAAGCAGTGAAGAGTTCTGGCAGCTCGTCTATGAAGACTTGCGCAATACGTTTCGGGAAGCATTGAAGTGA
- a CDS encoding diacylglycerol kinase, protein MKRARIIYNPTSGRELFRRHLPEVLEQLERAGYETSCHATTGPGDATRAAMLAVKREFDVVIAVGGDGTLNEVVAGVSNSEKKPKIGLIPMGTTNDFARAIHIPRDINKAIEIIIQGKTIPVDVGLMNGKRHFINIAGGGRMTELTYEVPSKLKTVLGQMAYYLKGIEMLPSIRSSRVRIEYDGNVLEGSVMMFLIGLTNSVGGFEKLAPDASINDGKFTLLILKEVNIAEFVRLASLALRGEHLSDPNVVYVKASKVTVTSEERVVLNLDGEYGGALPAVFENLARHIEVFVPPDSVDKLNLK, encoded by the coding sequence ATGAAACGTGCACGCATAATTTATAATCCGACTTCCGGACGGGAGCTGTTCCGCCGGCATTTGCCGGAAGTGCTGGAGCAGCTGGAACGGGCAGGCTATGAAACCTCTTGCCATGCCACCACAGGACCGGGAGATGCGACAAGAGCGGCAATGTTAGCGGTGAAACGGGAATTTGATGTGGTGATTGCAGTCGGCGGAGACGGGACGCTGAATGAAGTGGTGGCCGGGGTGTCAAATTCCGAAAAAAAACCGAAGATCGGCCTTATCCCGATGGGCACCACGAATGACTTTGCCCGTGCCATTCATATTCCGCGGGATATCAATAAAGCGATCGAGATTATCATACAGGGCAAAACGATTCCGGTGGATGTCGGACTCATGAATGGCAAGCGGCACTTCATTAATATCGCTGGTGGCGGACGGATGACAGAACTGACGTACGAGGTACCGAGTAAGCTGAAAACCGTGCTTGGTCAGATGGCCTATTATCTGAAAGGGATTGAAATGCTGCCGTCTATCCGATCATCAAGAGTACGAATCGAGTATGATGGAAATGTATTGGAAGGCAGCGTCATGATGTTTTTGATCGGCCTGACAAATTCGGTTGGCGGTTTTGAAAAACTGGCACCGGATGCCAGCATCAATGATGGCAAATTTACCTTGCTCATTCTGAAAGAGGTCAATATAGCGGAATTTGTCCGGCTGGCTTCCCTTGCATTGCGCGGTGAACATTTATCAGACCCTAATGTTGTTTATGTAAAAGCGAGCAAAGTGACCGTCACTTCAGAAGAGCGGGTCGTACTGAACCTGGACGGGGAATACGGCGGTGCGCTGCCTGCCGTATTCGAGAATCTGGCGCGCCATATTGAGGTATTTGTCCCGCCTGACTCCGTTGATAAACTGAATTTGAAGTGA
- a CDS encoding YjjG family noncanonical pyrimidine nucleotidase, whose product MKSYKTLLFDLDDTLLDFKAAEQEALKSLFSAQGMSLTDKVAARYRLLNKDLWQSFEEGKITKEEVIHTRFARLFAEYEKEVDGREMDDDYRKHLERGVQFVAGARELVSSLHGRFSLYIVTNGIARTQLKRLHDSGLYPLFDGIFISEELKAQKPMNAFFKAVFAEIPSFTPAGTLIIGDSFNADIRGGQAAGIDTCWFNRHNLPRPGDIQPTYEVRELQELQRLLQDKPGKQN is encoded by the coding sequence ATGAAATCGTACAAGACGCTGCTGTTTGATTTGGATGATACACTGCTGGACTTTAAGGCGGCGGAACAGGAAGCGCTTAAATCACTGTTCAGCGCGCAAGGGATGTCGCTGACAGATAAAGTCGCTGCCCGTTACCGGCTTCTCAACAAAGACTTGTGGCAGTCGTTTGAGGAAGGGAAGATAACAAAGGAGGAAGTGATCCATACCCGGTTTGCAAGGCTGTTCGCCGAATACGAAAAAGAAGTGGATGGCCGGGAAATGGATGATGATTACCGAAAACATTTGGAGAGAGGGGTCCAGTTTGTGGCCGGGGCCCGGGAGTTGGTTTCATCGCTTCATGGGAGATTCAGTTTATACATTGTCACGAACGGAATAGCCAGAACTCAATTGAAACGGCTGCATGATTCAGGGCTCTATCCGCTGTTCGATGGCATTTTCATATCAGAAGAATTGAAAGCTCAAAAACCGATGAATGCATTTTTCAAAGCTGTTTTTGCTGAAATTCCTTCCTTTACTCCGGCTGGCACGTTGATTATCGGCGATTCCTTCAATGCGGATATCCGGGGCGGTCAGGCGGCGGGCATCGATACATGCTGGTTTAATCGGCATAACCTTCCCCGTCCCGGCGATATTCAGCCCACATATGAAGTAAGAGAGCTGCAGGAGCTGCAGCGGCTGCTGCAAGATAAACCGGGGAAGCAGAATTGA
- a CDS encoding NUDIX hydrolase yields METKRKVYAYITRGEGDGQELLIFEYSGEPEQGLQVPGGTIGENEMVIDALYRKVAEETGLARENLVFIGKIHKHMVYPRDIEKAYEHNIFHFEYTGNGPSAWEHKEPGSGRIFRYRWASLKDLPKLAKDQDEAIDML; encoded by the coding sequence ATGGAAACAAAACGAAAAGTTTACGCATACATCACTCGGGGAGAGGGAGACGGACAGGAACTTCTGATTTTCGAATATAGTGGGGAACCGGAACAGGGGCTCCAGGTACCTGGCGGCACAATTGGCGAAAATGAAATGGTGATTGATGCCTTATACCGCAAAGTGGCGGAAGAAACCGGTCTTGCACGGGAAAATCTTGTATTTATCGGTAAGATCCATAAGCATATGGTATATCCACGGGATATTGAAAAAGCATATGAGCATAATATCTTCCATTTCGAGTATACCGGGAATGGGCCGAGTGCCTGGGAGCATAAGGAACCGGGCAGCGGCCGTATCTTCCGGTACCGCTGGGCATCTCTCAAAGACCTGCCGAAACTGGCAAAAGACCAGGATGAGGCAATCGACATGCTTTAA
- a CDS encoding cytochrome ubiquinol oxidase subunit I: MVNGDAVFYSRLLTELTLSFHIIYATIGVGVPLMIMIAQWVGIRKNDEHYILLARRWARGFVITVAVGVVTGTAIGLQLSLLWPNFMELAGNAIALPLFMETFAFFFEAIFLGIYLYTWDRFEDQRKHFLLLIPVAIGASFSAVFITMVNAFMSSPRGFDLVSGELVNINPVLAMFTPAMPTKVSHVVVTAYMTAAFVLAAIAAFRMLRGSDHIYHKKALFLTMKLGLIFAIATAIIGDFSGKYLAVYQPEKLAAAEWHFETEGDASLVLFGLLEGEEVRYGLELPYALSILAHGNPRSEVIGLNDFPADELPPLYIHYLFDLMVTIGMALTLLSLIYVAAKWRGWKFIESRWFRWLIVLGGPLSLVAIEMGWWFTEVGRQPWVLRGIMRTEEAATTSGQVDLMLILFAGLYLILGIGSIVVLTRMFRRNPVEQELADREAERGGGRA; the protein is encoded by the coding sequence ATGGTCAACGGAGACGCAGTGTTTTACAGTCGGTTACTGACTGAACTGACACTGTCATTTCATATCATTTACGCAACAATCGGAGTCGGAGTCCCGCTTATGATCATGATCGCCCAATGGGTTGGAATCCGGAAAAATGACGAGCATTATATCCTGCTCGCCAGACGCTGGGCGCGCGGTTTTGTCATTACTGTAGCGGTAGGGGTCGTCACTGGAACAGCTATCGGTCTGCAGCTATCGCTGCTATGGCCGAATTTCATGGAATTGGCGGGGAATGCGATTGCCTTGCCACTGTTCATGGAAACGTTCGCGTTTTTCTTTGAGGCCATATTTCTCGGTATCTACCTGTATACATGGGACCGGTTCGAAGATCAGCGGAAGCATTTCCTGCTGCTGATCCCTGTGGCAATCGGCGCGTCATTTTCAGCTGTTTTTATCACGATGGTGAATGCATTCATGAGCTCGCCTCGGGGCTTTGATCTGGTGAGCGGGGAATTGGTGAATATCAATCCGGTCCTTGCCATGTTTACTCCGGCCATGCCGACAAAAGTTTCACACGTTGTGGTGACAGCCTATATGACAGCGGCATTCGTTCTGGCAGCAATTGCTGCGTTCCGTATGTTGCGCGGCTCGGATCACATTTATCATAAAAAGGCATTGTTCCTGACAATGAAACTCGGGCTCATCTTTGCGATTGCCACTGCGATTATCGGTGATTTTTCCGGTAAGTATCTGGCTGTGTACCAGCCGGAAAAACTGGCGGCTGCGGAATGGCATTTCGAAACAGAAGGCGACGCGTCGCTTGTGCTGTTCGGGTTGCTGGAGGGGGAAGAAGTCAGATATGGCCTTGAACTTCCTTACGCACTCAGCATTCTGGCACATGGCAATCCGCGTTCGGAAGTAATCGGGCTGAACGATTTTCCGGCCGATGAGCTGCCGCCGCTGTATATCCATTATTTATTTGATTTGATGGTGACCATTGGTATGGCCCTCACGCTGCTGTCACTCATTTACGTCGCTGCGAAATGGCGCGGATGGAAATTCATCGAATCCCGCTGGTTCCGCTGGCTCATTGTGCTCGGCGGTCCGCTGTCCCTTGTGGCCATCGAGATGGGCTGGTGGTTCACAGAAGTCGGCCGGCAGCCTTGGGTTCTCCGGGGCATCATGCGGACGGAAGAGGCGGCTACAACAAGCGGTCAAGTCGACCTTATGCTGATCCTGTTCGCCGGTCTGTATTTGATCCTGGGTATCGGCAGTATCGTCGTGCTGACGCGTATGTTCCGCCGCAACCCGGTTGAGCAGGAGCTCGCCGACCGAGAAGCCGAAAGAGGAGGTGGCCGGGCATGA